TTACAAATTGTTCTAAGATATAAAAGTAGCTAAGAGAATATGGGTGCTGGAGGCTGAGGGACGATCACGATGCATATATGTTTTTAAAGTTCTTTATTTCAAACCTTTTCTCAAAATATACAACAAATTTTAAATCCTAATTCGACCACCGTAATGTTGTtcatagtgacttgaaatatagtattattatttatctttattttattaatgagCTAGGAATTTAAAGAACTTTTATTTGCATGGATTTACCCACTTGAACACAATAtatgacatcctcgtcaatctcactattttcataaattataaattcaagatacttGAAGCTCCCCTGTTATAAATAACCCGTGTATATGTCAATCTTTACTTATCATCTGCAGTGAACTTGTACTTTATATATTACTGTATTTTAGTTCTACTCACTTTAGACACCATGGGGTCGTTTGGTAGGCCGTATTAGGACAAATAGTCCATGTATTAAGTGTGGTATTAATTAATACTATGTTTGGTAGGATTTTGAACCAATGTATTATTAATACCATGTAATAGTTATACACCCTACATGATATTATagggtgtattactaatacatcacatatggtggtattagtaatacatgggTTTTAATACCATGGGATTAGCATGTGTAAAGACAAGAATAtccctcaaattcttttaaacatttttttattttgtaaattttattttttatatttttactaataaatttattcaaataaattagtttacaaattttattattatttacaaaaatgttctcaaatttttttttatttttttctaaatctttttcaatttattcaatatgagttacttcttttcaatttatcaaaataataatatctctccaaataattttagttataaaaaactactccattaattcaaaaaaatatttattggtcaAAATCCGAAAATAAATTGcatacaaactttaattttgtaaataggatattcataaattaaaataatttttctacttagtTTTAACACACTAtagaatacaattttattttaataatgattttattgtCTCATCCAAAAGTTATACGTATCTCCCCCAACTTAAAAATAACACAAAGTGGGAACAACAAGCAAATAatgaacaaacaaagaaaagataatataaaaataatttttgtaagtgaatgattaaatcttaaagttctaaaataaataattagttatattgttaactttttttattctaaaaaagaataataaacttttgcaaaaaaaaatacaaaaaattataatatgtcgagggtatttttgtaacaaacaatattctttttaaaatataataatacatattactttcaatgcatcaaaccaaacactgcataaaaaataatctcagtatTACTAATTCCTGCACAACTAATTCCAGTATTACTAATACAACATATTCACtattatcttatacactctaccaaacgagtCCTCTGTATTATACCGTGTTAAGCGTAAATAACTTATCAATATGGGTTGTGTTGCAGTGGATGGAGCTGCTTTAACCTTGACTAGAGGTCGAGAGGTCGGCCCTAGATatagagaaaactctgttgggagcgctgcatGCCACCTTAATGGACCTTGTAACGCATAATCTGAATTAGTCGGGTTCCAATACAGGCACTACTAGTTTCtcctcccacccccaccccaccttttttttttttctccaattatttgTTTGCttggtttttaaaaaatttgagttATTTATAGTGACTCATATCTCACTTCCTTCAACCAATAATCCCTCGACCAAAGAGCTCACCTTCACGCAAACTTCCATCAGCAAACCAACCCCTCTTCTTGCATTCCTCCGCCATACCTGCATTCAGTTTTCTTCCTACATTTTGTTAACTTCCCATTCAATTTCTTCAAGTACTTTGCTCTAATTCACTCATGTAAAACAAGTTGCTTTGCTCAATAAGTTCCTTTCTTGCCTATTTGTATTGCCTGTTCTTGAAAGATTTTTGATTTCTAAGTAATGTAAGAGTGAAAAAGATACTATCTTTGATAACCCCTTTTGCTTAATTCATGCCCATTTCATCTCTATTGTCATAATCATTTCATTCAAGTTCTTGATAATGGGTTGTCGTTAAGTTTCTTGATTCTTGGTTGTTATTGTTTAATTTGGTTGAAGTTGCTTTAAACCACTGGAAATTATCACTTTTCTTGAAATGGGGTCTCGCTAAATTTGtgattcttgttatttttgtccCCATAAGGTTTGTCAGATAGTGGTTATAAAGTTCTGACATGTAACTGAAAGTTAGATCCCTGTCAGTTAGCCCTTTGTTCTTGTTGACTGCATTTTGGTGGAAACTTAGTGTTCTGTTTATGTGAGGGAAGGAGTTATTTGTATAATGGATCTAGAGATTTTTGGAGTCAACCGTTAATTGAGATATTAGTAGATGGAGTATTGCTGTcgttaaagttttgatttttataaaagTTATGGCTTTACTCCGTTAATTTATATGAGTTGTGGTGGTCCTATGGAGTTCAAATAGGCAAAAAATTGTTTGGAGGTCTTAGATACATCCTAGATATATACTATTATTCATTGCTAACTGATTCTTTTGTTCTTCACTAACTTGTATTCTTTGTAAATCTGTTAATATGTAGAGTTAGATTAATAGTAACATCTTATTTTATGGACCTTAATGAAGGTCAGTATACAGTTAACAGAAATGAATCAGCGAATAATCGTTTTTATCATAATCACTCTAGTCATGATCAAGTAGGTCTTGTCTTCCTGCCCAAAGTTTTTTTCCCTTTGCCAATGCAAGTCTAGTTGAATTTGGTATTGGCctctcgagtttcttcgattcTGTGCTAGTTTGTTGTCTTTCGAGTTTTCTTGTCtgtcaaacaaaacaaaaaagaacaaaatttCCACCCTTCGGTTTGGACAAATTTTGAGTGATCATGGAAGAAACATTTGTTCCACTCCGTGGAATCAAGAATGATCTCAAGGGAAGACTGTTATGCTACAAGCAAGATTGGACTGGTGGTCTCCGTGCTGGTATCAGGTTAGCTGAGTGCAACTTAATTATCTATGAATTGACAATTGGAAGAACTTTCTTTTTCAGTGGGATTCAAATATTCTTATTATTCTCCTAGATGACTGTCTGTTCCAAAATGACAGTGTATAGTATATGTAGTAAATTATATTCTCTTGCCTTTTCATGGATGCCTGAAGATTGTCTTTCATGTGCTATTGCAGGATCCTGGCTCCAACGACCTACATTTTCTTTGCATCAGCCATTCCTGTTATTTCTTTCGGGGAGCAACTCGAAAGAAGCACGGGTAAAATTTGATCTTTTCATGTATTACTTTCATCATCTTGTTGGTTGGTTGCTGATATGCTGTTTCTGTCAAATTGTTATCTTAGATGGAAGTTTAACTGCGGTGCAGACTCTTGCTTCGACAGCACTTTGTGGTGTGATCCATTCCATTCTTGGTGGACAGCCACTCCTTATACTAGGAGTAGCTGAGCCAACTGTCTTGATGTACACATTTATGTTCAACTTTGCAAAAGATCGGAAGGATTTGGGTCCAAATCTCTTTCTAGCCTGGACAGGATGGTAACTTCTGAGCACTCTCGAATTCCTCCTATCATATCATCACCTTTTCTAACACGATTATGTTCAGGGTTTGTGTTTGGACAGCCTTTCTGCTTTTCTTGCTAGCAGTTCTGGGCGCGTGCTCCATAATAAACAGATTTACACGTCTGGCTGGCGAATTATTTGGCATGCTCATCGCAATGCTCTTTATGCAGGAGGCCATTAAGGTAATCAAATTTAAATATGCTGTATGATCCTAGTTTTCTGTCGATGTCCTGAACAGAAAAGCCATATTGAAAGCAGTACAGCATAAATTGATCAATCTAATCATGAAGAACATAAAATACAGAATCTTGTTCTGCTACTGTTTTTTCTCAGAAAATAGCAGCCGGCTTCATTGAACTATTATGGATGCTTTATCTTTGTGATGCTTTTAGCTAAATAACTAAATATCTTATGAAATTTGTGTTTCGTTCGAACTATTCAGTACTAATTAGGATTTGGTAGCCCAATTCCTTTTTTCCATCAACAAAGCATCATccatttcttgagatttttgcGCAATTGGCTGATTTGCACCAAAAGGCTGATGTTTTCACCAATTTGTAGAATTGTCGTAACGTAGCACGACAAATTTCGTCGAATAAGCACAATGCTTTTCTAAATTGAAATGCTCATTGCAAAAACACAGGGTTTGGTGGAGGAGTTTGGAATACCCCAGAGAGAGAATCCTCATCAGGCTGCATTATCACCTTCTTGGCGCTTTGGAAATGGAATGTTTGCACTGGTTTTGTCGTTCGGCCTTCTTCTTACCTCATTGAGGAGCCGTAAAGCTAGGTCCTGGCGCTATGGAACAGGTTATAATTTCAGTATAATTACATGAATATTAGTGATAACAGAAAgaaattttcttgttttttttttttttttcaaatattattgttAAAATCTAATGTAGTGTGTAGGTCATCCACTCGCTGTTAGTCATCATTTTAGAATGATCAGTTCTTGTTGAAACTGAAAAGGTAATTTGTTAATTTGCTGACAATTTAATGTTGTTCAAAGGCTGGTTGCGAGGATTTATTGCTGACTATGGCGTCCCACTAATGGTGCTTGTTTGGACGGCTGTATCATACATACCAGCCCGTGATGTTCCACGAGGGATACCCCGGAGGCTTTTCAGCCCCAATCCATGGTCACCTGGAGCTTACTCAAATTGGACAGTTATCAAGGTGCTTTCCTGTTTTATTTTCCACATTATTGATCAATCTCAAGATCATGGATTTGGTATTTGAGATCTGCGTCCATGGATTTGATATTTGAGATTTGTGTCCATTTGGTCTTTGCATATTTTGAAACTCAAAGTGATGGGTTTTACAGGAAATGATGCATGTTCCTCCTCTATATATTGTCGGAGCATTTATTCCAGCCACAATGATTGCAGTCCTTTACTATTTTGATCACAGTGTTGCATCTCAACTTTCCCAACAAAAAGAGTTCAATCTAAAGAAACCTTCCTCGTATCATTATGACCTCCTTCTTTTAGGCTTCTTGGTACGGTGACTCTGGCTTTCTTGTTTTTAACATCAATTTTACGTCGTAAGAGTACATTAATTATCACATATTAGTTAATGCAACTTTCCCCCCCTCACTTTGGTACTCACTAGGTCATAATATGTGGTCTTCTTGGCATTCCTCCTTCAAATGGAGTCATTCCACAATCTCCAATGCATACGAAAAGCTTGGCGACTCTGAAACATCAGGTACTGAAATTATCTCTTAATGTAGAAGTCTACCGAGTTCTCCACAATTTCTAACcttgaatttaaaaatttattgccGACCTGCATTACCTTCGTTATACACTGCTATTTTCTAGTTGAATAATGCAAGTCCAAACACCAGCACATCTGAAATCTTTATTGTTCTGATTTTTTACTGAGTAGTAGGGAAATAAGGATCATGTAATCAAGAGTCATGACCACATGATGGCCTCAGAATGGAAAAAAGAACTTACGTTTATAAGTATTTATTTTCTCCTGCTTTCTTGTTTTTTCAAAGGTTTCAGTTCATTTTAACAGATACTGAAACCATTTCTTCACTACGGGTTAGTATAAGATTATTCTAACTTTTTCATGTGAGAGAGttttctaattttcttatttctatttgaAACAGCTTTTACGGAATAAACTTGTGTCAACAGCGAGAAAAAGCATTGATAAAAATGCAAATCTTGGCCAATTATATAGGAACATGCAGGAAGCTTACAATGAGATGCAGACTCCCCTTGTCTATCAAACTCCTTCTGGCCTGGTAAGTAGTTGAAGTCATCCCAAATGGCTACGATTACGGTACATTAAAATGCTTGCCATTACAGTGTTCCTTCAAACAGGGGTTGAAAGAGCTAAAGGAGACCACAGTTCAACGGGCATCGAGTACCGGGTACATAGATGCACCGGTCGATGAGACAGTATTTGATGTGGATAAGGATATTGATGAGCTCTTACCAGTAGAAGTCAAAGAACAGCGTTTGAGTAATCTCCTTCAGGCGTTAATGGTTGGTGCTTGTGTGGCTGCTATGCCTATCTTGAAAAGGATTCCTTCTTCTGTTCTCTGGGGATACTTTGCTTTCATGGCGATAGAGAGCTTGCCGGGAAATCAGTTTTGGGAGAGGATATTATTGCTTTTCACTGCACCAAGTAGAAGATACAAGTGAGTCACTGCCCAATTCTCCGATCTAGGATCAAATTCCCGAGAGAGGACTAAAGTAATTTAGACTGattaaaatcttttaaaaaatgacttattaGTTCACATAAGGTCTTTTGGATGCGAATAATATCGAAGGATCAATGATATTTATTCTGTCTTCTTTTCTACAAACCTTAGAAAGTTAGAATCTATCTCATTTTCACCGCGACCTCTTACATTTCCTAGATAGGCTCTTAAGTTGTACATAAAGAATGTATTCAGCTTTGTCTCTGAAATCGCTTCTGGTATACCTTTCTTAATCTGCACATTTATCAGGGTCTTGGAAGATAATCATGCAACATTTGTTGAGACGGTACCTTTCAAGACAATTGCCTGGTTCACcttgtttcagacagtttatttgcTCCTATGTTTCGGCATAACGTGGATACCAATAGCTGGCGTTCTTTTCCCATTGTTGATCATGCTTCTTGTCCCAGTGCGCCAGTATTTGCTTCCCAAGTTTTTCAAAGGAGAACATTTACAAGATCTAGATGCTGCAGAATACGAAGAAGCCCCTGCAATAGCATACAACATGTCTTATGGAGTAAGTTGCCAAAAGCTTTCTACATCTTTCAGCTATTAAAAATAAATCCTCATTTTATCCTCATCAGTCTTCAAATAGTGCTTATCGCCAATCCTTATACTTCCCAAATGAGTTTAATAGTGGTTTCTCGGACTGAAAGCATTTATTATCAGTAGTATGCATGCATCAGAATACGAGATTTGGCCTAGGAAAGTTCAGAATGACAAGGACCGTCCAGATATCATCTTCTTAATCCTATGACTTTATGCACTTGCAGGATCAAGATCCTCAGGCAAGACCTACCTGCATTGATAGTTGTGAAATTCTTGATGATATAATCACAAGAAGCCGCGGGGAGATCCGGCGTTCATGCAGCCCAAGAGTAAATAGCTCAACTCCCACCTCACTTGAGGAAATCAAGTCAGTGCACAGCCCACAGCTATCTCAAAGGGCTTACAGTCCAAGAGTCAATATACTAAGAGGAGAAAGGAGCCCCAGATTCAACGGCAAGGGGCTTGAAATAAAGCAAACTCCCAGCCCTCAGCCATCTAAACTTGGTCACAATGGTCGTGGTCCGTCTTCTACCTAGTATTAACAAATATTGTGGTGAAGTTACAGTCTCTGGTTGTTCTCGAGAGGTCTTTCTATTCTTGTTAACAGTTCTTGAGAGGtagtgtaagtatgtgattaaTCTTCCCCTAGGCATTTGTTTCATCGTTTGTGTGTCTTACTAGTCTTCAACAATGTATACTGTTTTATTGTGTTGTATTCTTGTATGCAAATCCAATTACTCTGGGCAGGGGACAAAACCATTATATCAAGAAATAAAAGGGTGAAAACCATTATCAACTACTAGCTTTTGACAGTTCTATTACTGGCATTGTGTTTCATCTGTATCTGCATTAGTCTTTTTTGCTATTGCACAAACAAAATGACCTCTCAAACTTTTGCCAATGCTTGTCCTTCAAATAAACAGTGAAGTTTGTCAGATAAGTATAATAATTTACAAGCTAGGGTCACTCTGTGTAACTTGCCAATTGACACAACCTAGTGGAATGCATGCAAGTCCTTCCACTATATCTGCAGCTTGTACAGTAATTATTATTCTAATATGTTAAAAGCAACCAAGTATCTTGTCAAAATCTCAATGGAGACAAAAATATTAAGTAATGGCTGATCTTCTTCCATCTTTCTGAATTTGTTGAAGGTAGCAGGTACTCGATGGATTAGTTTAAAGGTGTGTAAGTGAACCCAACACCctttactaaaaagaaaaaagcaaaacaGCATCAAAGTATCTTCTTGATAAAGATTTTATGACCACTTTTTCTTGAAACTGATTTTGTAATTAGTCTTTTTCGTTACCAGATCTTTGAGTCTTTTAAGTGTCAAAAATGCAGTCTTGACAGTGGTCTGCattgatattttataatattcTCTTTATCAATTAAAGCAATTACAAAATTTTTAAACTCAAAAACAATATAAAGAATAGTATATGCTTACAATTGAGTCATGATGTCAAGCTTGATACTGAGCATTCTAATTTGATGTCAAAATCAGCATGCACATGATTTAGATACGTTGGAGATTAGATTGGTTACAAAATTAAATTCTGCCTACAATATTAAACTCCTCTCCTTTTCTTTCCACCAAACTCTTAACTAAAATCTCGAGTTTGAGCTCTAAAAAAAATATAGGGAACGTCTTTTCCGCATTAATTGCTGAATTTGAATTAATCAAAATCCTAAAGAGATACCGAACATGACGAGATATATAAAATTAGGTGTTGAAAATCAACTTTTATGTCAAGATGcgacaacaacaaattcagtataTCCCCAAAGAGTGAGGTCTGAGGAAGGTAAGTGTACGCACTTCATGCCACTACCTCACAGGAGATATAGGGAGGCTGTTTCCGATATACCTCCAGCTCAAGACAAAAacagttaaaaaaataataataagggaacACAAAATACGTTTATGCCAAGATGCATGACATGtaattacaataacaacaaaattgGTGTAATTTCACTAgcgaaatctaaaaaaaaaatgtatgtaTACCGATTTTATCCCCTACTTATCATATGCATGACATGTGCTTGTATATAAATTTAATCAAGATTACTTAATATATGCTCTCACGACATAATTTATGATCAGAGGCGGATTCAGAATTTTAAACTTGGGGGTCCCAAGGGCTCCTTTTCTGCCACTAAGTTATCCCTAGGTTTAGTTATGAGTTCCcacctattaatatttataacttttgacgatttttctatgtaattttaagTCTTACGGTAGTGAATATGGGTTCCCGAGAACCCACACCTTCTACTCTACCTCCGTGAACACGATGAGTATGTGAGGAAGTTTTTTTGCAATtaacataaaagaataaaaagccaATTCGACAACAATGACCTTGAGATCACACGTTTCGAACTCTCATGAGTCATAACACAACACTTTCATTTGTGGTCAGTAAGAGTAGACACATAATTAAATTCAccaattaattaaattaacaacAGCAACTTGGTACAAGTCACAATCTTGATAAATTAGGACGTGATAAGACACgttcatataaattttaaaaataaataaattaagggAAGTATTAAATTATGTTACGTATTACAGACCTTTACTTTAAAgaaaaagtatgaaataattaatattcCTGAAGTAGgactatccaaaataaaaaaacatcttTCGAAACATATGGTTTCGTACACTGGTGGCACCAACTTGATCacaatttctaataaaattaatCTCTATTCAAAAGATGACCTGATGCACGAAGCATTTCGCGATTACATAAGGTTCAGGGAAACGCCATAATCAAAGGATGTGAGATAGACAATTTATCCTAATGCAAATATCAGTGGCTGCTTcgtgaatctaaaactgaaagcaaaaacacatatcgAGCAATTATAAAAACTGAAAGATTTTTCTCCAGTGatatgtggttgattttgtttttttctctcgAAAAACTTTCACATGCTTTGATTTAGAAAACTAATGAAGTGAAAATCAGTAGGAAAAATTATGTGGTGCAGGAAACATCAAGTCATAATTACTAGGGGTTGTATTTATGTATAAAGCGAATTTCAGACTCATATACAATTCTCTAAAGTTTGTATATATAATCTTTAATTTGTATAGTATTTAGCAGCTAAATTGTAGCTATGTTTTGTAATTCGGCCAAGCGTAGTTATGTCGTCTCATTTATTGCCTAAATGATAgctatttcagattttttttttcaaattagtaCTAttaggggccatttggttgggaAACTAGTTATCCTGGATTAACTATCTCGGGATTAGTTGTCCCGCCCTTAAGAAGGAATAAGAATAACACTATAATCCCGGAATACgctcatcctaaaattaatcttGAGATTAGATATCTCTTATCCCTTCTACAAAACGACCCCTTGCTAGTATTGCAGATAAAGTCAAAATCGTCTCAGCAGCCCAATATAAGGTGGCCCAATGGGCCCATTGACCCATTCATGCAACTTGGATGTTCCCATGTATATTTACAGGCCCAAAAGATTCATATTTTGTATTGATTAACAGTAGGAGCATATGTGTATCCAAAGTATGATGAAGGATATGTACGTATCATTTGTTATAGTTCGAGGATATATATGACTCTTTTTCGTGCAAGGAAAgatgaaatatttcaagtcaagCAAGGTGCCTTCATTTCGAAGCTTGACGATTCTTAATTGGTCATTAACTCGAATCAACATGTTTTGGAACAAAATGATTCACTCTTAGCGTATTACGTACATtctcattttcattttatgtAACACCCTttcgttttaatttgttttagaATATTAGTACTTGTACGTATTTAACCATTATTTAACCTCATCCTTTCattttactctctcaaaatttGTTGCACTCACGTACTTGATATTAAGGCTGATTTTTTATCATAGGAAAGAAAAAGACCCAAGGACATGTGCAACTCTTAGCATCTTTCACTTTATATAAAAGCAATTATGGTACTACAAAACGACAGTGAAGTTTTTTACTGCATTGCACTTCAAATCTATTTAGTACTGTTGAAGGAATAACATTTCATACCACAATGTTGAGAAGATTGTGTACACAATCCAAAACATTACATTTTTTTATGGTCATAATCAAGGCATCAAAAGAGAATTTTCTGTATTTAAATCCAATTCTGGAAGGCTTTCTTTTATTATATTGATGAAACAAGTAATATGTATACATGGACTGTGAATTCAACAATAATTTGTCTTGGAATAAATTTTGATAGACAGTAGGAGATTGTTGCTGAAAAGCCTTGAGGGTGATCGATCATTGGAAACCAGGTAATTTTGAAACACCATCAGTAGGCAGATTGTCTATAGAGATACTTGTTTGGTTGAATGCTAAAGCCAAttctttgtaaagaaaaagacAGCCTTCTTGTGTGAAATGTAAGCCATCACTGCAGCAACATAAAACAAAGAGTTATGAAATCCAACAGGCATAGGCAATACAATAAACAAAAGTATAGCTAGTACTATGAACTTCAAATAGTAATGAAACTATATATGCAAATGTGTCACTTACAGGAGGAATTTCTTTTGCCAACCTTGGACTTGCTGCATTTTAGACCACAGATCGATGTAAGGGAGATAAAGCTCTTTGGACAATTCAACTACCTTTTTCGCATACTTTCCAGATTCTTCGAGTGTCCTTTCTGGCAAATCGATCTTTTTTCCCTCGGCCCTAACAGATCCATCCAACACGTAAGATGATATTTGATTCAGTTGATCACATTGACAACTTTATGTGTAAACATCTCAAATGTCATACAGAGAAATTGCATCATCGTACCTTAAAACTTCAACCCGTCTTGCGTCATCAACTGGTGGTGGTGTTATCATCACTATTTGCACTGACGGGGAATATTGCTGTATTATAAATAACATGAATGAGACATACAAAAGAGAGGTACAACATCAAGTTATATCATGATTGAACAGGGAAAAATTCCAAACCTTCATAT
The Capsicum annuum cultivar UCD-10X-F1 chromosome 6, UCD10Xv1.1, whole genome shotgun sequence DNA segment above includes these coding regions:
- the LOC107875905 gene encoding probable boron transporter 2 isoform X2, which translates into the protein MEETFVPLRGIKNDLKGRLLCYKQDWTGGLRAGIRILAPTTYIFFASAIPVISFGEQLERSTDGSLTAVQTLASTALCGVIHSILGGQPLLILGVAEPTVLMYTFMFNFAKDRKDLGPNLFLAWTGWVCVWTAFLLFLLAVLGACSIINRFTRLAGELFGMLIAMLFMQEAIKGLVEEFGIPQRENPHQAALSPSWRFGNGMFALVLSFGLLLTSLRSRKARSWRYGTGWLRGFIADYGVPLMVLVWTAVSYIPARDVPRGIPRRLFSPNPWSPGAYSNWTVIKEMMHVPPLYIVGAFIPATMIAVLYYFDHSVASQLSQQKEFNLKKPSSYHYDLLLLGFLVIICGLLGIPPSNGVIPQSPMHTKSLATLKHQLLRNKLVSTARKSIDKNANLGQLYRNMQEAYNEMQTPLVYQTPSGLGLKELKETTVQRASSTGYIDAPVDETVFDVDKDIDELLPVEVKEQRLSNLLQALMVGACVAAMPILKRIPSSVLWGYFAFMAIESLPGNQFWERILLLFTAPSRRYKVLEDNHATFVETVPFKTIAWFTLFQTVYLLLCFGITWIPIAGVLFPLLIMLLVPVRQYLLPKFFKGEHLQDLDAAEYEEAPAIAYNMSYGDQDPQARPTCIDSCEILDDIITRSRGEIRRSCSPRVNSSTPTSLEEIKSVHSPQLSQRAYSPRVNILRGERSPRFNGKGLEIKQTPSPQPSKLGHNGRGPSST
- the LOC107874727 gene encoding GDSL esterase/lipase At5g62930 isoform X1, producing MIRPQIVLFGDSITQVAFDVGGWGGLLYNNYSRRADFLVRGYAGYNTTWGLIMLQHLFQLDAPSPKPVAGMTIFFGANDAALVGRISEAKHTPIDEYKENLNKMVKHMKQYSPSVQIVMITPPPVDDARRVEVLRAEGKKIDLPERTLEESGKYAKKVVELSKELYLPYIDLWSKMQQVQGWQKKFLLDGLHFTQEGCLFLYKELALAFNQTSISIDNLPTDGVSKLPGFQ
- the LOC107874727 gene encoding GDSL esterase/lipase At5g62930 isoform X2 produces the protein MGFDHAPTSISIGMYYDAPSPKPVAGMTIFFGANDAALVGRISEAKHTPIDEYKENLNKMVKHMKQYSPSVQIVMITPPPVDDARRVEVLRAEGKKIDLPERTLEESGKYAKKVVELSKELYLPYIDLWSKMQQVQGWQKKFLLDGLHFTQEGCLFLYKELALAFNQTSISIDNLPTDGVSKLPGFQ
- the LOC107875905 gene encoding probable boron transporter 2 isoform X1 produces the protein MEETFVPLRGIKNDLKGRLLCYKQDWTGGLRAGIRILAPTTYIFFASAIPVISFGEQLERSTDGSLTAVQTLASTALCGVIHSILGGQPLLILGVAEPTVLMYTFMFNFAKDRKDLGPNLFLAWTGWVCVWTAFLLFLLAVLGACSIINRFTRLAGELFGMLIAMLFMQEAIKGLVEEFGIPQRENPHQAALSPSWRFGNGMFALVLSFGLLLTSLRSRKARSWRYGTGWLRGFIADYGVPLMVLVWTAVSYIPARDVPRGIPRRLFSPNPWSPGAYSNWTVIKEMMHVPPLYIVGAFIPATMIAVLYYFDHSVASQLSQQKEFNLKKPSSYHYDLLLLGFLVIICGLLGIPPSNGVIPQSPMHTKSLATLKHQLLRNKLVSTARKSIDKNANLGQLYRNMQEAYNEMQTPLVYQTPSGLCSFKQGLKELKETTVQRASSTGYIDAPVDETVFDVDKDIDELLPVEVKEQRLSNLLQALMVGACVAAMPILKRIPSSVLWGYFAFMAIESLPGNQFWERILLLFTAPSRRYKVLEDNHATFVETVPFKTIAWFTLFQTVYLLLCFGITWIPIAGVLFPLLIMLLVPVRQYLLPKFFKGEHLQDLDAAEYEEAPAIAYNMSYGDQDPQARPTCIDSCEILDDIITRSRGEIRRSCSPRVNSSTPTSLEEIKSVHSPQLSQRAYSPRVNILRGERSPRFNGKGLEIKQTPSPQPSKLGHNGRGPSST